Proteins encoded together in one Ferroglobus placidus DSM 10642 window:
- the mobA gene encoding molybdenum cofactor guanylyltransferase: MNVAILVGGKGRRMGYVEKALLEICGVRIIDRLLREFKDDNVVIVCRDEEQRKLFEGETIVDSIKNFGALAGIHAALKYFGERTLVLACDMPFAKRRVAEKLFAEAEKIDANVLMPYWKEGRFEPLFSIYSPEVIPEIEKSFSFGEKKILKPVFRSSGVYLYSVECLRKLDEKLISFFNVNTPQELRRAEELCSSTDSVE, from the coding sequence GTGAACGTTGCCATACTCGTCGGTGGAAAAGGCAGAAGAATGGGATACGTGGAAAAAGCTCTTCTCGAAATCTGCGGAGTGAGGATTATCGACAGGCTTTTGAGGGAATTTAAGGATGACAACGTCGTTATTGTTTGCAGGGACGAAGAGCAGAGAAAGCTGTTCGAAGGTGAGACGATCGTAGACTCTATAAAAAACTTTGGAGCTTTGGCTGGAATTCACGCAGCTTTAAAGTATTTTGGCGAGAGAACGCTTGTTTTGGCATGCGACATGCCTTTCGCGAAAAGAAGAGTTGCCGAAAAGCTATTTGCTGAGGCTGAGAAAATCGATGCGAACGTTTTGATGCCCTACTGGAAGGAAGGTCGGTTCGAACCCCTCTTTTCAATTTATTCCCCGGAAGTTATTCCGGAGATTGAAAAAAGTTTTTCCTTTGGAGAAAAGAAAATTTTAAAACCTGTTTTCCGCTCTTCTGGAGTTTACCTCTATTCTGTCGAATGTTTGAGGAAGCTGGACGAAAAGCTAATATCCTTTTTCAACGTCAACACTCCTCAGGAGCTTAGGAGGGCGGAAGAATTATGCTCATCGACAGATTCGGTAGAGTGA
- the moaA gene encoding GTP 3',8-cyclase MoaA, translated as MLIDRFGRVITNLRISVTSRCNLSCFYCHREGYSAENELSVEEIGEIGRAFRTLGVKKVKITGGEPLVRSDIAEIVGVLNIFDETSMTTNGIKLGKLASELKEAGLSRVNVSLDTLDEEKYKLLTRGGELKKALNGISEAVSVGLTPVKLNMVVMKGINVDEMWEMVDFAREFRGDVILQLIELMKLPWNENNYYDLSEIEKELKKIASKVKVRNMQRRRQYFLDGVVVEVVKPYDNSEFCKACNRIRVTADGKIKPCLMRNDNLVDIRGLKGKDLISAIKKAVQLREPYYKG; from the coding sequence ATGCTCATCGACAGATTCGGTAGAGTGATTACTAATTTGAGGATCTCCGTTACGAGCAGATGCAACTTATCGTGCTTTTACTGCCACAGAGAGGGATATTCAGCGGAGAATGAGTTAAGCGTGGAGGAAATTGGCGAGATCGGGAGAGCTTTTAGAACTCTTGGAGTAAAAAAGGTGAAAATAACAGGAGGAGAGCCTCTTGTTAGGAGCGATATCGCTGAGATTGTGGGCGTTTTGAATATATTCGACGAAACTTCCATGACTACCAACGGTATAAAGCTCGGAAAGCTTGCTTCCGAGCTGAAAGAAGCTGGGCTTTCCAGAGTTAACGTCAGCCTGGACACCCTCGATGAAGAAAAGTACAAGCTTTTGACGAGAGGAGGGGAGCTTAAAAAAGCTCTGAACGGAATAAGCGAGGCGGTGAGTGTTGGTTTAACTCCGGTCAAGCTGAACATGGTGGTTATGAAGGGTATTAACGTTGACGAAATGTGGGAGATGGTAGATTTTGCGAGGGAGTTTAGAGGAGACGTTATTTTGCAGCTCATCGAACTCATGAAACTTCCTTGGAACGAGAACAACTATTACGACCTTTCCGAAATTGAAAAGGAGCTGAAAAAGATTGCTTCTAAAGTGAAGGTAAGGAACATGCAGAGGAGACGGCAGTATTTCTTGGACGGAGTCGTTGTTGAAGTGGTAAAGCCTTACGACAATTCAGAATTCTGTAAAGCCTGCAACAGAATAAGGGTAACGGCTGACGGAAAAATTAAGCCGTGTCTGATGAGAAATGATAACCTTGTTGATATCAGAGGGTTGAAAGGTAAAGATTTAATATCTGCGATTAAAAAAGCTGTCCAGCTCAGAGAGCCTTACTACAAGGGGTGA
- the hisC gene encoding histidinol-phosphate transaminase has translation MIRKELSEVPEYVPGKSVEEIKRTYGLEKVVKLASNENPYGASPKVFEALKNFRDFHVYPPKDPIELRERIAEYVGFPEKMIVVGAGLDGVLENVFKMFVNKGDVVAIPIPTFPYYEILAKIYGAKIKFLRRKENFETAEFDERAKLTIICSPNNPTGNVENFEFVREVVESVKGIVFIDEAYAEFTEKRLTKLAEYENVIVGRTFSKAFGLANLRIGYAIMNENFAREYMKVCPPFSISTIAILAAIAALDDIEYMNKAVKKIVAERSRLEKALGKYFRVYPSEANFLYVEAENSDEVCYELERRGVIVRNLKNFRGVKNGIRITVGKPEENNFLLKALEEIF, from the coding sequence ATGATAAGGAAGGAATTGTCGGAAGTTCCGGAGTACGTTCCCGGAAAGAGCGTCGAGGAAATTAAGAGGACCTACGGTTTGGAGAAGGTTGTAAAGCTTGCGTCCAACGAAAATCCCTACGGAGCGAGCCCTAAGGTTTTCGAGGCTTTAAAAAATTTTAGGGACTTCCACGTTTACCCACCAAAAGATCCAATCGAGTTGAGAGAAAGAATTGCAGAATACGTAGGATTTCCCGAGAAGATGATCGTCGTTGGAGCTGGGTTGGACGGGGTTTTAGAGAACGTCTTTAAAATGTTCGTAAATAAAGGAGATGTAGTAGCGATACCGATTCCAACCTTTCCTTACTACGAGATACTCGCAAAAATATATGGGGCAAAAATAAAATTTTTGAGGAGAAAAGAAAATTTTGAGACAGCTGAATTCGATGAAAGGGCCAAGCTAACAATAATTTGCTCCCCCAACAACCCGACGGGGAACGTTGAAAATTTCGAGTTCGTTAGAGAGGTTGTTGAAAGCGTAAAAGGGATTGTTTTCATAGATGAAGCTTACGCTGAATTTACTGAGAAAAGGCTTACGAAGCTTGCAGAATACGAAAACGTCATAGTGGGCAGAACTTTTTCGAAGGCTTTCGGATTGGCAAATCTCAGAATTGGATATGCGATTATGAACGAAAACTTTGCCAGGGAGTATATGAAGGTTTGTCCTCCCTTTTCGATTTCGACAATCGCAATACTGGCAGCTATTGCAGCTTTGGACGACATCGAATACATGAATAAAGCGGTGAAAAAAATAGTTGCGGAAAGAAGCAGACTTGAAAAAGCTCTTGGAAAGTACTTCAGAGTTTATCCGAGCGAAGCGAATTTTTTGTACGTGGAAGCTGAAAATTCGGATGAAGTTTGCTACGAGCTTGAGAGGAGAGGTGTGATTGTGAGAAACTTGAAGAATTTCAGGGGGGTTAAAAACGGTATAAGGATAACGGTGGGCAAGCCGGAGGAGAACAACTTTCTACTAAAAGCTCTGGAGGAGATCTTTTGA
- a CDS encoding adenylate kinase family protein, translated as MIAITGTPGTGKSTVAEILRKRGYVVLSVNEIAEKFGCIEEEEDGVKIVDLECLEKVEVDADFVEGHLSHHLNAKTVIVLRCRPDVLYERLVKKGWSEEKIRENVEAELIDYILVEALEKHDDVHEIDTTNLTPEEVADKIEEILRGKKYPPGKIDWISELSDSIDKYIRKL; from the coding sequence TTGATAGCGATAACCGGAACTCCGGGAACCGGGAAAAGTACAGTTGCCGAGATCTTAAGAAAGAGGGGGTATGTAGTTCTCAGCGTCAACGAAATTGCTGAAAAATTCGGATGTATTGAAGAGGAAGAAGATGGCGTGAAAATTGTCGATCTGGAGTGCCTTGAAAAAGTTGAAGTTGACGCGGATTTCGTCGAAGGACACCTTTCGCACCACCTTAACGCTAAAACCGTTATCGTTCTTCGCTGTCGTCCCGATGTCCTTTACGAAAGGCTCGTTAAAAAGGGTTGGAGCGAGGAAAAGATAAGGGAGAATGTGGAGGCGGAGCTGATAGATTATATTCTCGTTGAGGCTCTTGAGAAGCACGATGATGTTCACGAAATAGACACCACGAATCTTACACCAGAGGAAGTTGCAGACAAAATAGAGGAAATTTTAAGGGGTAAAAAGTATCCACCGGGAAAAATAGATTGGATTTCAGAACTTTCCGACTCTATCGATAAATATATAAGAAAATTATAA
- a CDS encoding menaquinone biosynthesis decarboxylase translates to MPYEDLREFIDRLEEENELARIKHEVSPILEMTEIADRVVKRGGKALLFENPKGYDIPVLLNAFGTERRMKLALEVERFEEIGEKLVRLANLKPSSILDGLKSIGTLKELMSFLPKKVRSGACKEVIDEKPNLFKFPILKCWPKDAGRFITLPVVITRDPESGELNAGMYRMQVFDERTTGMHWQIHKHGALHYKKMKELGMDKIEVAVAIGVDPATLYSATAPLPEGMSEFMFAGFIRGKRLKMVECETVELEVPASAEIVLEGYVKLDEFRTEGPFGDHTGYYTPPEPYPVFRVECVTHREDPIYHATVVGKPPMEDAWFGKATERIFLPILRMIHPEIVDINLPIEAGFHNLAIVSIKKRYPGHAKKVMFSIWGTGMLSLTKIVIVVDEDVNVHDMREVLWAVTSRFDPSRDVVIIPDAPLDSLDHSSYKPNLGGKLGIDATKKWKEEGYEREWPEAIEMSDEIKRKIDEIWNELSKIVF, encoded by the coding sequence ATGCCGTACGAAGACCTCAGGGAGTTCATCGATAGGCTTGAAGAGGAGAACGAGCTTGCAAGAATAAAGCACGAGGTCAGCCCGATTCTCGAAATGACGGAAATAGCAGATAGAGTCGTAAAAAGGGGAGGAAAAGCCTTACTCTTCGAAAATCCAAAGGGTTACGACATTCCTGTGCTTTTGAACGCTTTCGGAACAGAGAGGAGAATGAAACTCGCTTTGGAAGTTGAGAGATTTGAAGAAATAGGAGAAAAGCTCGTAAGGTTAGCTAATCTGAAACCGAGCTCTATTTTAGACGGATTGAAATCCATTGGAACGTTAAAGGAATTAATGAGCTTTTTGCCGAAGAAAGTTAGGAGTGGAGCTTGTAAGGAAGTAATAGACGAAAAGCCAAATCTGTTCAAGTTTCCCATACTGAAGTGCTGGCCGAAAGATGCCGGGAGGTTCATAACTCTGCCGGTCGTTATAACGAGAGATCCGGAAAGCGGAGAGCTGAATGCCGGGATGTACAGAATGCAGGTTTTCGATGAAAGGACAACTGGTATGCACTGGCAAATACACAAGCACGGAGCTTTACACTACAAAAAGATGAAGGAGCTTGGGATGGACAAGATCGAAGTTGCTGTGGCAATAGGAGTAGATCCAGCCACGCTGTACTCGGCAACAGCTCCTCTGCCAGAGGGTATGAGCGAATTTATGTTTGCCGGGTTTATAAGAGGAAAGCGATTGAAGATGGTCGAGTGCGAAACGGTAGAATTGGAAGTGCCGGCCAGTGCTGAAATCGTTCTTGAAGGTTACGTTAAACTCGACGAGTTTAGAACGGAGGGTCCTTTTGGAGATCACACCGGCTACTACACTCCTCCCGAGCCGTATCCGGTTTTTCGCGTCGAATGCGTAACACACAGAGAAGATCCAATTTATCATGCGACGGTTGTTGGAAAGCCACCGATGGAGGATGCTTGGTTTGGAAAAGCTACAGAAAGAATTTTCCTGCCGATTCTCAGAATGATTCATCCGGAAATTGTCGATATAAACTTACCTATCGAAGCTGGCTTTCACAACTTGGCTATAGTTTCGATAAAGAAGAGGTATCCGGGACATGCAAAAAAGGTTATGTTCTCAATTTGGGGAACGGGAATGCTCAGCTTGACGAAAATTGTCATTGTTGTCGATGAAGACGTTAACGTCCACGACATGCGTGAAGTTCTCTGGGCTGTGACGAGCAGATTCGACCCGAGCAGAGATGTTGTAATAATCCCAGACGCTCCGCTCGACAGCCTCGACCACTCAAGTTACAAGCCAAACCTCGGTGGAAAGCTCGGAATAGACGCTACGAAGAAGTGGAAAGAAGAGGGATACGAGAGGGAGTGGCCGGAAGCAATAGAGATGAGCGACGAAATTAAGAGAAAAATCGACGAAATTTGGAATGAACTGAGTAAAATAGTGTTTTAA
- the rnhB gene encoding ribonuclease HII produces the protein MKIAGIDEAGKGPVIGPLVVCGVSCEEKDVEALKKLGVKDSKRLSPEKRKELAEKLKEIVEHETIVISPEELNSKMEKTTINEILKEACVEIISKLNPDVVFVDSFDVKPERLEEELKRLTGKKVVAMHEGEREVVVAAASIIAKCLRDEIIEELKREYGDFGSGYASDEKTRRWLEEQIKRGKIPEIVRKRWKTVENLRKKFGQKKLFEF, from the coding sequence ATGAAAATCGCCGGGATAGACGAGGCTGGAAAAGGTCCTGTCATCGGACCATTAGTCGTTTGCGGAGTCTCATGCGAGGAGAAGGATGTTGAAGCTTTAAAAAAACTCGGAGTGAAAGATTCTAAAAGGCTAAGTCCAGAGAAAAGGAAAGAACTCGCGGAAAAGCTGAAAGAGATTGTTGAACATGAAACGATCGTAATCTCTCCAGAAGAACTGAACTCGAAAATGGAAAAAACGACGATAAACGAAATTTTAAAGGAAGCTTGCGTGGAAATAATTTCCAAGCTAAATCCGGATGTTGTCTTCGTGGACAGCTTCGACGTAAAGCCGGAAAGGCTTGAGGAAGAGCTGAAGCGGCTAACGGGGAAAAAGGTTGTTGCGATGCACGAAGGGGAAAGGGAAGTTGTCGTCGCTGCCGCATCCATAATTGCCAAGTGTCTGAGAGATGAGATAATCGAGGAACTAAAAAGAGAGTACGGAGACTTCGGAAGCGGTTACGCTTCTGATGAGAAGACAAGAAGGTGGCTCGAAGAGCAGATTAAAAGAGGGAAAATTCCCGAGATAGTTAGGAAGAGGTGGAAGACTGTAGAGAACCTCAGAAAGAAGTTCGGACAGAAGAAGCTTTTCGAGTTCTGA
- a CDS encoding signal recognition particle protein Srp54, with translation MLSSLKDVVKKIARSSSVDKKLVEEIVRDVQRALIKADVNVRQVKEISDAIKKRALSEEVLSGLNPREHIIKIVYEEILRGVGEGFDIPLKKSKIMLVGLQGSGKTTTAAKIAKYFKDKGMKAAVIAGDTHRPAAYEQLKQLAEQAGLGFFGKKEEKDAVKIVKEGLEALKDYDVIVIDTAGRHALEEELIEEMKRIAEVSKPDYKFLVLDASIGQLASKQAEAFNEAVGIDAIVITKFDGTAKGGGALSAARLIGIPIAFIGTGEKIEDFEKFDPAGFVSRLLGMGDIKALLEKVERIVKEEELDPEAFLKGKFTLKDVYKQLEAMNKMGPISKIFEMLPFGFSLKVDDEALEMTQEKMKKFKVIMDSMTEEELLNPKIIDSSRIRRIAIGSGTTPQDVKELLNYYNTMKNLMKRLKKGKLPIKGLKLGL, from the coding sequence ATGCTTTCAAGCTTAAAGGATGTCGTGAAAAAGATTGCAAGATCATCCAGCGTTGATAAGAAGCTCGTTGAGGAAATTGTGAGGGATGTGCAAAGAGCTCTGATTAAGGCTGACGTAAACGTCAGGCAGGTTAAGGAGATAAGCGACGCTATAAAAAAGAGAGCTCTAAGCGAAGAGGTTCTTTCCGGCTTAAATCCGAGGGAGCACATAATAAAGATAGTTTACGAAGAAATTCTGAGGGGAGTTGGGGAAGGCTTCGACATTCCGTTGAAGAAGAGCAAGATCATGCTCGTGGGTTTGCAGGGTAGCGGAAAAACGACAACGGCGGCAAAAATTGCCAAGTACTTCAAAGACAAAGGTATGAAAGCAGCAGTAATAGCCGGAGACACTCACCGCCCGGCAGCTTACGAACAGCTAAAACAGCTTGCTGAACAAGCCGGATTAGGATTTTTCGGGAAAAAGGAGGAGAAAGATGCGGTTAAGATAGTCAAGGAAGGTTTGGAAGCACTTAAGGACTACGACGTAATCGTCATCGACACAGCCGGAAGGCACGCGTTGGAGGAAGAGCTAATAGAGGAGATGAAGAGAATTGCGGAAGTTTCAAAACCGGATTACAAGTTCTTAGTTTTAGACGCTTCCATAGGACAGCTCGCAAGCAAGCAAGCCGAAGCTTTCAACGAAGCCGTCGGCATAGATGCTATAGTCATAACAAAGTTCGACGGAACGGCAAAAGGAGGTGGCGCTTTGTCAGCTGCGAGGCTCATAGGAATTCCAATAGCCTTCATAGGAACTGGAGAGAAGATAGAAGATTTCGAAAAGTTCGATCCAGCCGGCTTCGTTTCAAGGCTGTTAGGAATGGGCGATATTAAAGCTCTCCTCGAGAAGGTTGAAAGGATAGTTAAAGAGGAGGAATTGGATCCCGAAGCTTTCTTGAAAGGAAAGTTCACGTTGAAAGACGTTTACAAGCAGCTTGAGGCGATGAACAAAATGGGACCCATTTCTAAGATCTTCGAAATGCTGCCCTTCGGCTTCTCGCTGAAGGTTGACGATGAGGCGTTGGAAATGACTCAGGAGAAGATGAAAAAGTTCAAGGTTATCATGGACTCGATGACGGAAGAAGAGCTGCTAAATCCGAAGATAATCGACTCCTCGAGGATTAGAAGGATAGCGATAGGAAGCGGAACGACGCCGCAGGACGTTAAGGAGCTTCTAAATTACTACAACACGATGAAAAATCTGATGAAGAGGTTGAAGAAGGGTAAGCTGCCGATAAAGGGACTGAAGTTAGGACTGTGA
- a CDS encoding MBL fold metallo-hydrolase: MKIEKIKLPSPFPPNHTNSYLINDLLLVDAGVNSEENVKILEKFSDDVILFLTHPHADHFGAAYLFKFAYGHEITCKRLKDAEEEYFELVYHHFISEGLPESLAKKMQERAKERYRGYVIPCDNCKKAPERIKVDGDVFEVIHTPGHSFGHLCLYHKEKKIIFCGDIVLEDITPNPVIEPINEEKRLCVLEQYVETLRKLYRLEVRKAYPGHREIRRNWRELILSYVDNWRKRSLEVWKLAEGKTAFEIATTLFPDIRQIFLAMTETIAHADFLLSNNLIEKRGMRYFRCSEREEVEEMWKRIEERITRGGRDR; the protein is encoded by the coding sequence ATGAAAATAGAAAAAATCAAGCTGCCGAGCCCCTTTCCTCCGAATCACACGAACTCTTATCTAATAAACGATCTCCTTTTGGTAGACGCTGGCGTGAATTCTGAAGAGAACGTGAAAATCCTCGAAAAATTTAGCGATGACGTTATTCTCTTCCTAACTCACCCCCACGCCGATCACTTTGGTGCAGCTTATCTCTTCAAATTCGCTTACGGGCACGAAATAACGTGCAAAAGGCTGAAAGATGCCGAAGAAGAGTACTTCGAGTTGGTTTACCACCACTTCATCTCCGAGGGATTGCCGGAAAGTCTCGCTAAAAAAATGCAGGAGAGAGCAAAAGAGAGGTATAGGGGATACGTAATTCCTTGCGATAACTGCAAGAAAGCTCCGGAGAGAATAAAAGTGGACGGAGACGTTTTCGAGGTAATTCACACTCCCGGTCACTCTTTCGGACACCTCTGCTTGTATCACAAGGAGAAGAAGATTATTTTCTGCGGAGACATAGTTCTTGAGGACATAACTCCAAATCCTGTTATAGAGCCGATAAACGAGGAGAAAAGGCTTTGCGTTCTCGAACAATACGTAGAGACTTTGAGAAAACTTTACAGATTGGAAGTTAGAAAAGCTTACCCCGGGCACAGGGAAATAAGGAGAAACTGGAGAGAGCTAATTTTAAGCTACGTCGACAACTGGAGGAAGAGGAGTTTAGAAGTCTGGAAGCTCGCCGAGGGGAAAACGGCTTTCGAAATTGCAACGACTCTCTTCCCAGATATAAGACAGATATTCCTTGCGATGACGGAAACCATAGCTCACGCGGACTTTCTCCTTTCCAACAACTTAATAGAGAAGAGAGGAATGAGATACTTCAGGTGCTCCGAAAGGGAGGAAGTTGAAGAAATGTGGAAAAGAATAGAAGAGAGGATAACGAGAGGAGGGCGAGATCGATAG
- a CDS encoding ATP-binding cassette domain-containing protein, translated as MIELSVEKYVYPNGEVGLENLKLELYGNEIIIGSTGSGKSTLLKLLNGLIPNFYGGELRGSVKIFGGKPNPKDVAYVKQIPEESITCSRVKEELIFPLIQRGWKKSEALKEAEELAEELRISHLLERYTFELSTGELQLVEIASAILSSSKLIALDEPFAHLSERSAKRVIEILKDEKVVVAEHRIEFSDCFERIVNFGIEEKSYPELKSEIGEVIHDGALRIRKGEIVAVIGENGAGKTMLLKKLAKEMRRLDVGIVLQNPAYHLTEKRVKDEAGNFLSEFELEKVANRHPQSLSVGQMRKVAIAKAFKHEVLLLDEPTAGLDVNFREKLLYLLRKYRKTAVIATHDLKLASSCDRVVEV; from the coding sequence TTGATCGAGCTTAGCGTAGAGAAATACGTTTACCCGAACGGAGAGGTCGGGTTGGAAAATTTGAAGCTCGAACTGTACGGAAACGAAATTATAATTGGCTCGACCGGAAGCGGAAAAAGTACTTTATTAAAGCTTTTGAACGGTTTAATCCCGAACTTTTACGGGGGAGAGCTTAGAGGATCGGTGAAAATTTTCGGAGGAAAGCCGAATCCAAAGGATGTTGCATACGTTAAGCAGATTCCCGAGGAAAGCATAACCTGTTCGAGGGTGAAAGAGGAGCTGATTTTTCCCCTAATTCAGAGAGGCTGGAAAAAATCCGAAGCTTTGAAAGAGGCTGAGGAGCTGGCTGAAGAGCTTAGAATTTCACACCTACTTGAGAGATACACCTTCGAGTTATCCACGGGAGAGCTACAGCTCGTTGAAATAGCTTCGGCAATTCTTTCGAGTTCGAAGCTAATCGCTCTCGATGAGCCTTTCGCTCATTTAAGCGAGAGGAGTGCGAAAAGAGTAATCGAAATTCTGAAAGACGAGAAGGTCGTCGTCGCGGAACACAGGATAGAGTTTTCCGATTGCTTCGAAAGAATTGTCAACTTCGGAATCGAAGAAAAAAGCTATCCAGAGCTTAAAAGCGAGATCGGTGAAGTGATTCACGACGGAGCTTTGAGGATCAGAAAAGGAGAAATTGTGGCTGTTATCGGAGAAAACGGGGCTGGGAAAACGATGTTGTTGAAAAAGCTTGCGAAAGAGATGAGAAGGCTTGACGTTGGAATCGTTCTTCAAAATCCCGCGTACCACCTTACTGAAAAAAGGGTTAAGGATGAAGCTGGAAACTTTCTCTCGGAATTCGAGCTTGAAAAGGTAGCGAATAGACACCCCCAATCCCTCAGCGTCGGGCAGATGAGGAAAGTCGCCATTGCGAAGGCTTTCAAGCACGAAGTCCTTCTCCTCGACGAGCCCACCGCCGGATTGGACGTGAATTTCAGAGAAAAGCTGCTTTACCTTCTTAGGAAATACAGAAAAACGGCAGTAATTGCGACTCACGATTTAAAGCTTGCAAGTAGTTGCGACAGAGTCGTGGAAGTATGA
- a CDS encoding biotin transporter BioY: MVDYKKVSFIIASALIIAASAQINFKLGPVPYTMQNFGVMLAGFLLGKQGFLAVILYLALIALGLPFAAGGGGLGVLLGPTSGFLYGFVISALLAGIFREVIWKKGDRREIVLLWLSTFLASIPIYLLGFIVFYKFALANEKLLAWAEKAAEFFGFESTSPAVLLFFSTVLIFIPQDFFVDHLLAVLVFKYVWEMLRERGVEVDRA, from the coding sequence ATGGTTGACTATAAAAAAGTGTCGTTCATAATCGCCTCAGCTTTGATAATCGCCGCTTCAGCGCAAATAAACTTCAAACTCGGTCCGGTTCCCTATACGATGCAGAACTTCGGAGTTATGCTTGCTGGATTTCTCTTGGGAAAGCAAGGATTTCTCGCTGTAATTTTATACTTAGCCTTAATAGCCTTGGGTTTGCCCTTCGCAGCAGGAGGCGGAGGATTGGGAGTCCTCCTCGGACCCACCTCAGGATTCCTCTACGGATTCGTCATTTCAGCACTTCTCGCAGGAATTTTCAGAGAAGTAATTTGGAAGAAAGGAGATAGAAGGGAGATCGTTCTTCTTTGGTTATCAACGTTCTTAGCTTCAATTCCCATCTACCTTCTCGGATTTATCGTGTTCTACAAATTCGCACTGGCTAACGAGAAACTTCTGGCTTGGGCTGAGAAGGCTGCCGAGTTCTTCGGCTTCGAATCGACGTCTCCAGCAGTCCTATTGTTCTTCTCGACCGTCCTAATTTTCATTCCCCAAGACTTTTTCGTGGATCACTTACTTGCGGTACTCGTTTTTAAGTACGTGTGGGAAATGCTGAGAGAGAGGGGAGTGGAAGTTGATCGAGCTTAG